In Lotus japonicus ecotype B-129 chromosome 5, LjGifu_v1.2, one genomic interval encodes:
- the LOC130720838 gene encoding probable L-type lectin-domain containing receptor kinase S.5 produces MHLSWLIRYQLLALIFIFITLTQVTSLYFNFPTFKPEDETSHLLLSKNSKIYLDAIQITPDIRGAIVDYSGRAFYKKPFRLWSKNNNNKVAAFNTTFVLNITPQTSPGGEGIAFILTADRTLPQNSEGQWLGIVNSTTNGTSQSAILAVEFDTRKSSTDDGPDNHVGININSIHSIIQVPLINTRVNISSGINVTIRIQYENDVITVFGSMTGASNGSMETLLVSPPLNLSSYLQEEVYLGFSASTSNYTQLNCVRAWEFNGVDIADGDKNLVWVWITVPIITVIVIGGLILFLVFRQRKRRAENPEDAYPRIEDQIQHSSFSPKKFQLKEMKKATGGFSPQNKLGEGGFGTVYKGVLGNNMEVAVKRVSENSRQGKQEFIAEVTTIGRLHHRNLVKLIGWCYESKELLLVYEFMPNGSLDKYLFGDQKLGNNSIGWGLSSTLNWETRHGVIHGVAQALDYLHNGCEKRVLHRDIKASNIMLDTDYNAKLGDFGLARTIQKRNETHHSTKEIAGTPGYMAPETFLTGRATVETDVYAFGVLVLEVVCGKRPGSMFAQDDYKNSIVYWVWELYGKGRIVSAVDSRVSKEEEEVIKEEEVEDLLVLGLACCHPNPHRRPSMRTVLQVLNGEAPPPEVPQDRPAFMWPAMPPSFKENEDSSLIQGSLTAFTDISGR; encoded by the coding sequence ATGCACTTGTCTTGGCTAATCCGATATCAGTTATTAGCACTAATCTTCATTTTCATCACCCTCACCCAAGTTACCTCCTTATATTTCAACTTCCCTACCTTCAAACCAGAGGATGAAACTTCCCATTTACTCCTGAGCAAGAACTCAAAAATCTACCTAGATGCCATCCAAATAACCCCTGATATTCGCGGCGCGATCGTGGATTATTCCGGACGCGCTTTCTACAAAAAGCCATTCAGACTTTGGagcaagaacaacaacaacaaagtaGCTGCCTTCAACACCACTTTTGTTCTCAACATAACCCCCCAAACCTCCCCTGGTGGAGAAGGCATAGCCTTCATCTTAACCGCGGATCGCACTCTACCGCAAAACAGTGAAGGACAATGGCTTGGTATTGTGAATTCCACAACCAATGGAACTTCACAATCTGCAATTCTCGCGGTGGAGTTTGACACCAGAAAAAGTTCCACAGATGATGGCCCTGACAACCATGTTGGGATCAACATAAACAGCATACATTCCATCATACAGGTTCCACTCATAAACACTAGGGTCAATATTTCATCTGGTATAAATGTAACTATCAGAATTCAGTATGAAAATGATGTAATAACCGTTTTTGGTTCCATGACTGGAGCTTCAAACGGTTCCATGGAGACCCTCTTGGTATCTCCACCTCTTAATCTATCTTCCTATCTTCAAGAAGAGGTTTACTTGGGTTTCTCTGCTTCAACAAGTAATTACACACAGTTGAACTGTGTAAGAGCATGGGAATTCAACGGTGTAGATATTGCAGACGGTGATAAAAACCTGGTTTGGGTTTGGATCACAGTACCAATTATTACAGTGATTGTCATAGGTGGATTGATCTTGTTCTTGGTTTTTCGCCAAAGGAAACGCCGCGCGGAGAATCCAGAAGATGCATATCCAAGAATAGAGGATCAAATTCAACATTCCTCATTTTCTCCAAAGAAGTTTCAGCTGAAGGAGATGAAAAAAGCAACAGGTGGATTCAGCCCTCAAAATAAACTTGGGGAAGGTGGATTTGGAACTGTCTACAAGGGGGTATTAGGAAACAATATGGAGGTAGCAGTGAAGAGAGTGTCCGAAAACTCGCGGCAAGGGAAGCAAGAATTCATAGCAGAAGTGACAACAATTGGAAGACTTCACCACAGAAACTTGGTGAAACTCATTGGCTGGTGCTACGAGAGCAAAGAGCTTCTACTAGTCTATGAGTTCATGCCTAATGGGAGCTTGGACAAGTACCTATTTGGCGATCAAAAACTCGGTAATAACAGCATCGGATGGGGACTTTCTTCAACACTGAATTGGGAAACTCGACATGGTGTGATTCATGGTGTGGCACAAGCACTGGACTATCTCCACAACGGTTGCGAAAAGCGGGTGCTTCATAGAGATATCAAGGCAAGCAACATCATGTTGGACACCGATTACAACGCGAAATTGGGGGATTTTGGACTAGCGCGTACAATTCAAAAGAGAAATGAGACTCACCACTCCACCAAGGAAATTGCGGGGACACCGGGTTACATGGCGCCGGAGACTTTTCTCACGGGGAGGGCGACCGTAGAGACCGATGTTTACGCGTTTGGGGTTCTTGTGTTGGAGGTAGTTTGTGGAAAGAGGCCAGGGAGTATGTTTGCACAAGATGACTATAAAAACAGCATTGTGTATTGGGTTTGGGAGCTTTATGGAAAGGGGAGAATAGTTAGTGCTGTTGATTCAAGGGTAAgtaaggaggaggaggaggtgatCAAGGAGGAGGAAGTGGAGGATTTGCTTGTTCTTGGGCTGGCTTGTTGTCATCCGAACCCACACCGGCGGCCGTCGATGAGAACTGTTCTGCAGGTTCTTAACGGGGAAGCGCCGCCGCCGGAGGTGCCGCAGGATAGACCTGCTTTTATGTGGCCCGCTATGCCTCCATCtttcaaagaaaatgaagatagcTCCCTCATACAAGGATCACTTACAGCATTCACTGATATCTCTGGGAGATAA
- the LOC130719470 gene encoding uncharacterized protein LOC130719470 produces MVLQSGPWVFNRFAVVLEALDINVHPSKVPLTRLPFWVRVFDLPYSCWSEQVARALGGAFAGYITSDRRGNNRLGAYFRFKVWIDVTVPLRRGQVLALDDGGQLEVFFQYEKLHNHCYICGFLDHVAKHCDKGPLAPEEEAPYGGLRAEEYDRDRGFSNKSSKQNRSSGSGVEQTTGHKEGKPIATREEDDVYDGLAGEFEDYEEDDTEINPEAVLEGGLDGKTELENPGDKRKTSQKLSTSGAMNRSHSGDGGPSKSSTPRGTKWQRKRSGNSSSAPDRSGTGATPPLKKMNTENGLGSAETARQSRPPQ; encoded by the coding sequence ATGGTGCTGCAATCGGGACCCTGGGTTTTCAACAGATTCGCTGTGGTGCTCGAAGCTCTGGATATTAACGTCCATCCCTCAAAGGTGCCTCTTACCCGACTCCCCTTTTGGGTTCGTGTGTTCGACTTACCATACAGTTGCTGGTCTGAGCAAGTCGCTAGGGCGCTGGGAGGTGCTTTTGCAGGTTATATTACAAGCGATCGGCGGGGTAATAATCGCCTTGGTGCTTACTTCCGGTTTAAGGTCTGGATAGACGTTACTGTCCCGCTGCGTAGGGGACAGGTCTTAGCACTTGATGATGGAGGACAGTTAGAAGTGTTCTTTCAGTACGAAAAGCTGCACAACCATTGCTATATTTGTGGCTTTCTTGATCATGTGGCAAAACACTGTGACAAGGGTCCGCTCGCACCAGAGGAGGAGGCTCCGTATGGCGGGCTCCGTGCAGAGGAGTATGACAGAGACCGTGGGTTTTCAAACAAGAGTAGCAAACAAAACAGGTCTTCTGGCAGCGGTGTGGAACAGACCACAGGGCACAAGGAGGGGAAACCAATTGCCACCCGAGAGGAAGATGATGTCTATGATGGCTTAGCTGGCGAGTTCGAggattatgaggaagatgatactgAGATTAATCCAGAAGCTGTCTTAGAGGGAGGTCTAGATGGTAAAACAGAGCTTGAGAACCCGGGAGATAAACGGAAAACATCACAGAAGCTCTCCACAAGTGGAGCCATGAACAGGTCGCACAGTGGCGACGGAGGGCCCTCTAAGAGTTCTACTCCGAGGGGGACAAAGTGGCAAAGGAAACGGTCCGGGAACTCATCTTCTGCTCCGGACCGGTCAGGAACGGGGGCAACACCTCctctaaagaagatgaacacAGAGAATGGATTGGGATCGGCGGAGACTGCTAGGCAGtcccgcccacctcaatga